In Lodderomyces elongisporus chromosome 2, complete sequence, the following proteins share a genomic window:
- the RPL11 gene encoding 60S ribosomal protein L11 (BUSCO:EOG09264X8J) has protein sequence MRELRIEKLVLNICVGESGDRLTRASKVLEQLSGQTPVQSKARYTVRTFGIRRNEKIAVHVTIRGPKAEEILERGLKVKEYQLKNKNFSVTGNFGFGVDEHIDLGIKYDPSIGIYGMDFYVVMGRAGARVTRRKRARATIGNSHKTNKEDTIQWFKTKYDADVLDK, from the coding sequence ATGCGTGAATTGCGCATTGAGAAATTAGTTCTCAACATTTGTGTTGGTGAATCCGGTGATAGATTGACCAGAGCCTCAAAGGTTTTGGAACAATTGTCTGGTCAAACCCCAGTTCAATCAAAGGCTAGATACACTGTCCGTACCTTCGGTATCAGAAGAAACGAAAAGATTGCTGTGCACGTCACTATCAGAGGACCAAAGGCCGAGGAAATCTTGGAAAGAGGTTTGAAAGTTAAGGAATAccaattgaaaaacaagaactTTTCAGTTACCGGTAACTTTGGTTTCGGTGTTGATGAACACATTGACTTGGGTATCAAATACGACCCATCTATCGGAATTTACGGTATGGACTTCTACGTTGTTATGGGTAGAGCAGGTGCTAGAGTCAccagaagaaagagagctAGAGCCACTATTGGTAACAGCCACAAGACCAACAAGGAAGACACTATCCAATGGTTCAAGACCAAATACGATGCTGATGTGTTGGACAAATAA
- the ini1 gene encoding Pre-mRNA-splicing factor ini1 (BUSCO:EOG09265DWT), whose translation MSRHQYDLVQCMKQPGKTIGQICPNCDGKCPVCDSMVKPTTKVRICQDCSAEYLRNKCIICGHNLGLNNENGVDAYYCLECCRMEKDREGCPRVTNVGGNKIDMIYSKKKDKDSTKSLLNNT comes from the coding sequence ATGTCGCGACATCAATACGATTTGGTCCAATGTATGAAACAACCAGGAAAGACAATAGGTCAAATATGCCCTAACTGCGATGGCAAATGTCCCGTTTGTGACTCAATGGTGaaacccacaaccaaagtccGAATATGCCAGGATTGTTCTGCTGAATATCTCCGAAATAAATGTATTATATGTGGACATAACTTGGGTTTGAACAATGAAAACGGCGTCGATGCTTATTACTGCCTTGAATGTTGCAGAATGGAAAAAGATAGAGAGGGGTGTCCGAGGGTGACAAATGTTGGAGGCAATAAGATTGATATGATATAcctgaagaagaaggataAAGATTCTACGAAATCGCTTTTAAATAACACATGA
- the TWF1 gene encoding Twinfilin-1, translating into MSTQSGITVSSKLADVFKSKSSSTPIVIKISSASTELIPAEINNETSTTTSISSSIAQLNKYLSQTFPEPAYISFPYDSSEGNNDGNSTLAQSQPQKIFISFIPDSAPIKQKMLYASTKNTLLTSLGSSQFAYKFAWTELDEVTEDHLTRSINDEKNGENRGVKGLKTEKEEIVENINQQSYYARTGLGFKRELASMSSKTSGSTGDILYAFDEKLKLEFENLKESKSDVGIVVIFNINMASEVIELHEKINKVNVDGLINKLESNVAPSKPSYILYKYEQSKVAFIYTCPSGSSVKDRMVYAASKNSLISHLKNEYFNGDDVVLDKNLEVGDLNELEVSELESDFGNDESKQSRGATPSSHSSSSLSSANNQSANNTGLRFNKPKGPRRR; encoded by the coding sequence ATGTCAACTCAATCAGGAATTACTGTTTCTTCAAAACTTGCAGACGTTTTTAAAAGTAAATCGTCATCTACCCCAATCGTCATCAAAATTTCTTCCGCCTCTACTGAATTGATCCCTGCTGAGATTAACAACGAAACATCAACTACAACTTCTATCTCATCATCAATTGCTCAATTAAACAAATATTTATCCCAAACTTTTCCTGAACCAGcttatatttcttttccctaCGACAGCAGTGAAGGCAATAATGATGGTAATAGCACTTTAGCGCAATCGCAACCACAAAAGATCTTTATAAGTTTTATACCAGATTCAGCTCccattaaacaaaaaatgttGTATGCTTCTACAAAAAATACATTATTAACTAGTTTGGGTTCTTCGCAATTCGCATACAAATTTGCTTGGACCGAACTTGATGAAGTGACTGAGGATCACTTGACTCGTTCTATcaatgatgaaaagaatggaGAAAATAGAGGCGTTAAAGGGTTGAAGACCGAAAAGGAGGAAATTGTGGAGAATATTAACCAACAATCGTATTATGCAAGAACTGGACTTGGATTCAAACGAGAATTGGCAAGTATGAGTTCCAAGACAAGTGGCAGTACAGGTGATATCTTGTATGCATTTGAtgagaaattaaaattagagtttgaaaatttaaagGAGTCGAAACTGGATGTTGGTATAGTCgttattttcaatattaATATGGCAAGCGAAGTGATTGAATTACAtgaaaaaatcaataaagTCAACGTGGATGGATTGATTAATAAATTGGAGAGCAATGTTGCACCACTGAAACCATCGTATATCttatataaatatgaaCAAAGCAAAGTTGCATTCATATACACCTGTCCTTCTGGATCGTCAGTGAAAGACCGTATGGTTTACGCCGCGTCGAAAAATAGCTTAATTTCACATCTTAAAAACGAATATTTTAATGGTGACGATGTTGTTCTTGATAAAAATTTGGAAGTTGGCGATTTGAATGAATTGGAGGTAAGTGAATTGGAGTCAGACTTTGGAAACGATGAAAGCAAGCAAAGTAGAGGTGCAACGCCGTCATCCCattcgtcatcatcattatcctCTGCCAATAACCAGTCAGCAAATAATACTGGCCTCCGATTTAATAAACCAAAAGGACCACGTCGAAGATAG